A genome region from Corynebacterium uberis includes the following:
- a CDS encoding serine/threonine protein kinase gives MSDSTSHSPAQADTEGVATSPPTEAVVASPGTEAVPFDPFADDESTDSAPVAEELGDIAALIEDMGSLRDDAAARRRLDAAERAHREALSTFRSRRTSRRHDRMVADGMVSLPFVELTPPEEALRDPDEAAGPNTSPPDLHPGDIVAEQYEVLGTIAHGGMGWIYLAEDRNVSERLVVLKGMQAQAKEHDAVAAAAEREFLADITHPGIVKIFNFIDDPRVPGGFIVMEYVGGPSLRQRMRHSPGGHLPIDVAIAYILEVLPALEYLHSRGVVYNDLKPENIIATEDQVKLIDLGAVSGVGAYGYIYGTKGYQAPDVLTAGPSVASDVYTIGRTLAALTIDMPATDGVLDPGIPSPSDQPLLRRYLSFYRLLIRATNPDPAHRFPDLGSLRSQLYGVLREVLALRDGRQFPAQHSRFSPQRSTFGTKHLVYRTDQLIDGIERTVRITPGEVVSALPVPLVDRTDVGAAMLSGFSYTEPEEALETLHQAMSTPEYEHSAEIPLGVVRAMLDLGFTGRARAWLESLSDRLGDDWRYQWYLAVTHLLLENYPTAQKHFYRVLSILPGESAPKLALAAVDELILQQLGYADTSLLPPEQARRVVEPSGTIGSLDSSFLERIDADWSDLTQDPLLLRFHALRIYALVWATNPTTVSSAFGLARQLMAENQLELACRALDRVPQASRHSRMAQLTTIVQLISGPPTESRIRRAARRLEEIPTNEPRFLQIKTAVLSAGLNFLRNADVEAAASPNFLFEYPFTQRGLRLGLSNALRRQARNTPFSRHRYDLVDMANQVRPVTWF, from the coding sequence ATGAGCGATAGTACGTCCCATTCCCCGGCGCAAGCTGACACCGAGGGGGTGGCCACCAGCCCTCCCACTGAGGCGGTGGTTGCCAGCCCCGGCACGGAGGCCGTGCCCTTTGACCCGTTTGCTGATGATGAGTCCACCGATTCCGCTCCGGTGGCTGAGGAGCTTGGCGATATCGCCGCCCTCATCGAGGACATGGGCTCCTTGCGTGACGACGCCGCCGCGCGTCGCCGCCTCGACGCCGCCGAGCGGGCCCACAGGGAGGCGCTGAGCACCTTCCGCAGCCGGCGCACGTCCCGGCGCCATGACCGCATGGTCGCCGACGGCATGGTCTCCCTGCCTTTCGTTGAGCTCACCCCGCCGGAGGAGGCGCTGCGCGATCCCGACGAGGCCGCCGGCCCGAATACTTCCCCGCCGGACCTGCACCCGGGCGACATCGTTGCGGAGCAATATGAGGTGCTGGGCACTATCGCCCACGGCGGCATGGGCTGGATCTACCTGGCAGAAGACCGCAACGTCTCCGAGCGCCTGGTGGTGCTCAAGGGCATGCAGGCACAGGCCAAGGAGCATGACGCGGTGGCGGCGGCCGCCGAGCGCGAGTTCTTGGCGGACATCACCCACCCGGGGATAGTCAAGATTTTCAACTTCATCGATGACCCGCGCGTGCCCGGCGGGTTCATTGTCATGGAGTACGTGGGCGGGCCGTCGCTACGCCAGCGCATGCGCCACTCCCCCGGCGGGCACCTGCCTATCGACGTCGCCATCGCCTACATCCTCGAGGTCCTTCCCGCGCTGGAGTACCTGCACTCCCGCGGGGTGGTGTACAACGACCTCAAGCCGGAGAACATCATCGCCACCGAGGATCAGGTCAAGCTCATTGACCTTGGCGCGGTCTCCGGGGTGGGCGCCTACGGCTACATTTACGGCACCAAGGGCTACCAGGCGCCGGACGTGCTCACCGCGGGGCCGTCCGTGGCCAGTGATGTCTACACCATCGGGCGCACCCTGGCTGCCTTGACCATTGACATGCCCGCCACCGATGGCGTGCTCGACCCGGGTATCCCCTCGCCCAGCGACCAGCCGCTGCTGCGCCGCTACTTAAGCTTCTACCGGCTGCTCATCCGGGCCACCAACCCGGACCCGGCGCACCGCTTCCCGGATTTGGGCTCCCTGCGCAGCCAGCTCTACGGGGTGCTGCGCGAGGTGCTGGCACTGCGCGACGGGCGCCAGTTCCCCGCCCAGCATTCGCGCTTTTCCCCGCAGCGTTCCACGTTTGGCACCAAGCACCTGGTCTACCGCACTGATCAGCTTATCGACGGCATCGAGCGCACCGTCCGCATCACCCCCGGGGAGGTTGTCTCCGCGCTGCCCGTTCCGCTGGTTGACCGCACCGACGTCGGCGCGGCGATGCTCTCCGGTTTCTCCTACACCGAACCCGAAGAGGCCCTGGAAACCCTCCACCAGGCCATGAGTACCCCGGAGTATGAGCACTCCGCCGAAATCCCCTTGGGCGTGGTGCGCGCCATGCTTGACCTGGGGTTTACCGGCCGGGCGCGGGCATGGTTGGAATCCTTAAGCGACCGGCTTGGCGATGACTGGCGCTACCAGTGGTACCTGGCAGTCACCCACCTGCTGCTGGAAAACTACCCCACCGCGCAAAAGCACTTCTACCGCGTGCTGAGCATCCTGCCCGGAGAATCCGCACCCAAGCTGGCGCTCGCGGCCGTCGATGAGCTCATCCTCCAGCAACTCGGCTACGCAGACACCTCCCTGCTGCCCCCCGAACAAGCCCGCCGCGTCGTCGAGCCCTCTGGAACCATCGGCTCCCTGGACTCCTCCTTCCTGGAGCGTATCGACGCCGACTGGTCCGACCTCACCCAAGACCCCCTGCTCCTGCGCTTCCACGCCCTGCGCATCTACGCCCTGGTGTGGGCCACCAACCCCACCACCGTGTCCTCTGCCTTTGGGCTGGCCCGCCAGCTCATGGCCGAAAACCAGCTGGAGTTGGCCTGCCGCGCCCTCGACCGCGTCCCCCAAGCCTCCCGCCACTCCCGCATGGCGCAGCTGACCACCATCGTCCAACTCATCTCCGGACCGCCTACAGAATCCCGCATCCGCCGCGCCGCCCGCCGACTCGAAGAGATCCCCACCAACGAGCCCCGCTTCCTGCAGATCAAAACAGCCGTCCTCTCCGCGGGACTGAACTTCCTGCGCAACGCCGACGTGGAGGCCGCCGCCTCCCCGAACTTCCTCTTCGAATACCCCTTCACCCAGCGCGGCCTGCGCCTGGGGCTGTCCAACGCGCTGCGCCGCCAGGCCCGCAACACCCCGTTTTCCCGGCACCGCTATGACCTGGTTGACATGGCCAACCAGGTCCGGCCAGTGACCTGGTTTTAG
- a CDS encoding MptD family putative ECF transporter S component, giving the protein MPGTTSAPTTPKPFAFTTRELINVGVFSALYFVIIFGLGMIGFVAPVAMFFGWGIAIIVDGIVMALYVSRTPRFGAVTLLGLIVGLLMVVTGHWWATALLAVALGLISDAIIYRGGSAEHTMRRFPLGYAVMTVWFIAPLLPILINADAYFADMAGQMSAEYVEDMRALFQPWVLGVWTICLVILGLIGGVVGVRVGARHFRRAGLA; this is encoded by the coding sequence ATGCCTGGCACAACCAGCGCGCCCACCACACCCAAACCCTTCGCGTTTACTACCCGCGAGCTGATCAACGTCGGAGTGTTCTCGGCGCTGTACTTTGTCATCATCTTCGGGCTCGGCATGATCGGGTTCGTCGCCCCGGTGGCCATGTTCTTCGGGTGGGGTATTGCCATCATCGTTGACGGCATCGTCATGGCGCTCTACGTCTCCCGCACGCCGCGCTTCGGCGCGGTGACCCTCCTGGGGCTCATCGTCGGGCTGCTCATGGTGGTCACGGGCCACTGGTGGGCCACAGCACTACTGGCGGTGGCGTTGGGCCTGATCAGCGATGCGATCATCTACCGGGGCGGGTCCGCCGAACACACGATGCGCCGCTTCCCGCTGGGCTATGCGGTGATGACCGTGTGGTTCATTGCCCCGCTGTTGCCCATCCTGATCAACGCCGACGCCTACTTTGCGGACATGGCCGGCCAGATGAGTGCCGAATACGTCGAGGACATGCGGGCGCTCTTCCAGCCGTGGGTGCTGGGCGTGTGGACGATCTGCCTGGTCATCCTGGGGCTTATTGGTGGTGTGGTGGGCGTGCGCGTGGGGGCTCGGCACTTCCGCCGCGCGGGCCTGGCATGA
- a CDS encoding glutamate ABC transporter substrate-binding protein, producing MKLKAAKARKALPVRSAIPRGGVLHGAALRRLALLGTGTCLALSGCGPVPHSLVPTRSGVEVSAPEWAAGVADSGDPEFGPPLPAGAVVEAAGAKPAAEVDTRQVEGSLRPDSATPAQRVPEVIARGHVIVGVDQSLNLISYRDAVSGQLRGWEVDLAREIARDIFGDPDKVEFRFVQSASQLSAVRDGDVDMVIRTMTITRQRQQEVAFSTPYLTTDTRMLVARGSGLERPADLAGRTACVAEQSTGLQTLRRQSPGARIIKTRSWADCLVALQQHHAEAIIADDPMLSGIAAQDQFTQIVGPSLSVESYGVAMTRPEDGGNPGLIRQVNATLERIRADGTWWRLFKQWFSGYLSTPGPPPAHYRAEGDAAAEDAAADTASRHDGPQEAPHER from the coding sequence ATGAAATTGAAAGCTGCGAAGGCACGAAAGGCACTGCCCGTGCGCAGTGCGATCCCGCGGGGTGGCGTGCTCCACGGCGCTGCCCTGCGGCGGCTCGCGCTGCTGGGCACGGGAACCTGCCTGGCGCTGAGCGGGTGTGGCCCGGTACCGCATTCGCTGGTGCCCACGCGCAGCGGCGTGGAGGTCAGCGCCCCCGAGTGGGCCGCGGGCGTGGCCGATTCTGGCGACCCGGAGTTCGGCCCGCCGCTTCCTGCCGGGGCCGTGGTGGAGGCCGCGGGGGCGAAGCCTGCGGCGGAGGTGGATACGCGGCAGGTGGAGGGCTCGTTGCGCCCGGACTCTGCCACTCCCGCCCAGCGGGTCCCGGAGGTGATTGCCCGGGGGCATGTGATCGTAGGGGTTGATCAGTCGTTGAATTTGATCAGCTACCGGGATGCGGTTAGCGGGCAGTTGCGGGGCTGGGAGGTGGACCTGGCCCGCGAGATTGCCAGGGATATTTTTGGTGATCCGGACAAGGTGGAGTTCCGTTTTGTGCAGTCTGCTAGCCAGTTGTCTGCGGTGCGCGATGGGGATGTGGATATGGTGATTCGCACCATGACGATTACCCGGCAGCGCCAGCAGGAGGTGGCGTTTTCTACGCCCTACCTGACCACGGATACGCGGATGCTGGTGGCGCGGGGTTCGGGGTTGGAGCGGCCGGCTGATTTGGCGGGCCGTACCGCCTGCGTGGCGGAGCAGTCTACGGGTTTGCAGACGTTGCGCCGCCAATCGCCCGGCGCGCGGATTATTAAGACCCGCAGTTGGGCGGATTGTTTGGTGGCGTTGCAGCAGCACCACGCGGAGGCGATTATTGCCGATGACCCGATGCTGTCCGGCATCGCCGCCCAGGACCAGTTCACGCAGATTGTGGGGCCAAGCCTGTCGGTGGAGTCCTATGGGGTGGCCATGACGCGCCCGGAAGATGGGGGGAATCCGGGGTTGATTCGCCAGGTCAATGCCACGTTGGAGCGGATCCGGGCGGATGGCACCTGGTGGCGGTTGTTTAAGCAGTGGTTCTCTGGTTACTTGTCCACCCCTGGCCCGCCGCCGGCGCATTATCGGGCGGAGGGTGACGCGGCTGCGGAGGATGCTGCTGCTGATACTGCGAGCCGGCACGATGGCCCTCAGGAGGCGCCCCATGAGCGATAG